A single window of Solenopsis invicta isolate M01_SB chromosome 3, UNIL_Sinv_3.0, whole genome shotgun sequence DNA harbors:
- the LOC105194545 gene encoding guanine deaminase, with the protein MVKKYFIGPLIHTNDRGNLIIEKHTAVVVEDGKIISMLNLEENPPLTHQTVHHAIKGDSIDEVNILSHGQFMIPGFIDGHTHAVQFPNLGLGYNKCLLDWLETYTFPLEKEYTDMKFADRVFDAVVKRTISMGTTTACYFASLYTDATVLLVDKIGKLGQRAFVGKVNMNVPRDDGYYESTEKSIKDTTALINHVYHSWNPLIMPIITPRFALSCDMELMQELAKIAKSKGLHIQSHISENKAEVASVEQAFPNQLSYTDVYDAAGLLTGKTILAHGIHLTDSELAILEARETSIIHCPSSNLYLKSGLCDVQRLKANRIKVGLGTDVSGGSSYSMLDEIRSALKVSNCLALTKENYEPLSYKDVFHMATLGGAKALSIENKVGNFVPGKAFDALIIDVNAKGSLLDNFREYTLKENFQRFLYSGDERNIVAVYVNGRKLK; encoded by the exons ATggttaaaaagtattttataggACCATTGATTCATACAAATGATAGGGGAAATTTGATTATTGAAAAGCATACTGCTGTAGTTGTTGAGGATGGCAAG ATTATTAGCATGTTGAATCTTGAGGAGAACCCACCATTGACTCACCAGACAGTACATCATGCCATCAAAGGCGATTCGATAGACgaagttaatattttatcacatGGACAATTTATGATACCTGGATTTATTGATGGCCACACCCATGCAGTTCAATTTCCGAATCTTGGACTGGGGTACAATAAATGTCTCTTAGATTGGCTAGAAACTTATACCTTTCCATTGGAGAAAGAATATACTGATATGAAATTCGCAGACAGAGTGTTCGATGCTGTTGTG AAACGGACTATCAGTATGGGTACAACAACGGCATGTTACTTTGCATCTTTATATACTGATGCGACTGTACTCCTCGTAGACAAAATTGGCAAACTGGGTCAACGAGCTTTTGTTGGAAAAGTAAATATGAATGTTCCGCGTGACGATGGATATTACGAAAGCACCGAGAAGTCAATTAAGGATACTACAGCTTTGATAAATCACGTTTATCACAGTTGG AATCCACTTATAATGCCAATCATCACGCCAAGATTTGCGTTGAGTTGCGATATGGAACTAATGCAAGAATTGGCCAAGATCGCAAAATCGAAAGGCTTACATATACAG AGTCATATCTCTGAAAATAAAGCTGAAGTAGCATCAGTGGAACAAGCGTTTCCAAATCAACTTTCGTATACAGATGTCTATGATGCTGCTGGTCTTCTTACTGGGAAG ACAATATTAGCGCACGGAATCCACCTCACAGACAGCGAACTTGCCATTCTCGAAGCACGAGAAACATCTATAATTCACTGTCCTTCTTCGAATTTATACCTGAAAAGTGGTCTTTGCGATGTGCAAAGGCTAAAAGCTAACCGTATCAAAGTCGGACTTGGAACAG ATGTTTCAGGTGGAAGCAGTTACAGTATGTTAGATGAGATAAGATCGGCTTTAAAAGTATCAAATTGTCTAGCTTTGACGAAAGAGAATTATGAACCACTTAGTTACAAAGATGTCTTTCATATGGCAACATTGGGAGGTGCTAAAG CACTCTCAATTGAGAATAAAGTCGGTAATTTTGTGCCGGGTAAAGCTTTTGATGCTCTCATTATTGATGTGAACGCGAAAGGCAGCTTGTTAGATAATTTCAGAGAATACACGCTCAAGGAGAACTTTCAGAGATTTTTATACTCTGGTGATGAACGTAATATAGTAGCAGTATATGTAAATGGTAGGAAACTTAAATAA